Proteins from one Monodelphis domestica isolate mMonDom1 chromosome 6, mMonDom1.pri, whole genome shotgun sequence genomic window:
- the LOC100025494 gene encoding purpurin-like: MPSLGLAHNCIVDSFSVKEDFDPTKYTGKWYAVSKKDPEGIFLQDNISAEYILGSDGTLLATSQGRVKLFGFWVICADMIAQFTVSDPNTPAKMYMTYQGLASYLSSGGDEYWVIDTDYNHYALTYTCRSLKKNGTCADSYSIVFSRNPQGLPPSIQKIVHQKQKDICLSGHFKPVLQSGMYVSAWVMGMN; encoded by the exons ATGCCCAGCCTTGGCCTGGCCCACAACTGCATTGTGGACTCGTTTTCTGTGAAAGAAGACTTTGACCCTACAAAG TACACAGGAAAGTGGTACGCAGTGTCCAAGAAGGATCCTGAAGGCATCTTCCTTCAGGACAACATCTCTGCCGAGTACATCCTCGGGTCGGATGGCACCCTGCTCGCTACATCCCAGGGCCGTGTGAAGCTATTTGG GTTCTGGGTGATCTGTGCAGACATGATAGCCCAGTTCACAGTCTCTGACCCAAACACCCCAGCAAAGATGTACATGACTTACCAGGGACTGGCCAGCTACCTGTCCAGTGGAG GGGATGAATACTGGGTGATAGACACCGACTACAACCACTATGCCTTGACCTACACTTGCCGGTCTTTGAAGAAGAATGGGACATGTGCTGATAGCTACTCCATCGTCTTCTCCAGAAATCCTCAGGGCCTCCCCCCTTCCATCCAGAAGATTGTGCACCAGAAGCAGAAAGATATCTGCTTGTCTGGTCACTTCAAGCCAGTGCTTCAGTCAGGTATGTACGTCTCTGCTTGGGTCATGGGCATGAACTAA